A single window of Bombyx mori chromosome 17, ASM3026992v2 DNA harbors:
- the LOC101735999 gene encoding prominin-like protein isoform X4: protein MCRFLVLVFWVCLWRCSRAEIGHDMNKISQQLILDMSDVMDLATPNYSTPIINTTYVASLQFDMRAMGPLYNSTHMIIDAIANKQAYPEGIVSVSDGHLDIASPRDNWKVLLAHYAGPTAIVVVTALVIAALPLAGLFWCCCYWCRVGRRRRPFDRKYDACLKGILAILLIGLLTLFLFGVVCAFATDSQVEDGMADAPDSLRDGIRDAQEFLNATQAHARWLLVVNYRELKDALNAVLRTSGMTVALKLGEFSHAASVSALSRMVARLDDVRADLRAVHALTDALRHHADALNAGLRKVKNQLLQTLARCDQPNCKALQNKYKLGQLDTEIHYSQMPDVSPLLSSVSVLLEGHIQEEVAAGQQVFRDIQYGIRRSIDTHIPDVQNAIEETGRKLEGIAEQITQLAGNASARLASDGGGAADALRSLHARYGPYRRHAGLAAALALLAITLLLVWGLVCGVCGKRPDAYGAADCCNKGAGARCLLCGVGATLAAGGAVALVLLVHFAAGLAAQRFVCDPLTEPRGNRLFEDLEKFVDLEKMLFNERLDPNFNMTSVLLQCHMNHTIYETLQLRRVYDVEELRRALGAAVGARVRSLRARYPQEAARGRVTLLRDPAKLKLTELANTQLSDFDFDKILDALESNLTTLSLEELGERLTSAAGARGLAGSREGADLRRAAAALAQLHADLLLPMRNYTLQLNRTATKLRDELRFNQSSLKAAILYHLHETNEAEDFLNNQGPQLLENITAAFAAVVEREVGAYGERLSAAAARHVGRCGPLSAGFNATRDALCTKLLLPANGYWMSLAWGLLVLVPVLVVAQRLAGLYLQADPYPGPLVEAEYLYDAYADRDNVPLANTYKAEKRGGREGRAGRSAREPEPGAASLAPAADAQHARRYNDMAPKHWEEGPPRYHGPTEYERPPPYYYPGPNDRQ, encoded by the exons GAATAGTGTCCGTGTCCGACGGTCACTTGGACATCGCGTCACCGCGAGACAATTGGAAGGTGCTGTTAGCGCATTACGCCGGGCCCACCGCCATCGTAGTAGTCACGGCACTGGTGATTGCTGCTCTGCCACTAGCCGG gtTATTCTGGTGCTGCTGCTACTGGTGCCGCGTGGGACGACGCCGGAGACCCTTCGACCGCAAATATGACGCCTGTCTCAAAGGCATCCTTGCCATACTCCTCATTGGATTGCTCACATTATTCTT GTTCGGAGTGGTCTGCGCGTTCGCGACGGACTCTCAAGTGGAGGACGGGATGGCGGACGCTCCGGACTCGCTGCGGGACGGCATCCGGGACGCCCAGGAGTTCCTCAACGCGACGCAGGCGCACGCCCGCTGGCTGCTCGTCGTCAACTACAGGGAGCTCAAGGACGCTCTGAACGCGGTGCTCCGCA CGAGCGGCATGACTGTGGCGCTGAAGCTGGGCGAGTTCTCGCACGCGGCGTCGGTGAGCGCGCTCAGCCGCATGGTGGCGCGGCTGGACGACGTGCGCGCCGACCTGCGCGCCGTGCACGCGCTCACCGACGCGCTGCGACACCACGCCGACGCGCTCAACGCAG GTCTCCGCAAGGTGAAGAACCAGCTGCTCCAGACCCTGGCGCGCTGCGACCAGCCCAACTGCAAGGCTCTGCAGAACAAGTACAAGCTGGGCCAGCTGGACACGGAGATACACTACAGTCAG ATGCCGGACGTGTCTCCGCTACTCAGCAGCGTCTCCGTGCTCCTCGAGGGACACATCCAGGAGGAGGTGGCCGCCGGTCAGCAAGTGTTCAGGGACATACAGTACGGGATCCGGCGCTCCATCGACACCCACATACCCGACGTGCAGAACGCCATCGAGGAGACCG GTCGCAAGCTGGAGGGCATCGCGGAGCAGATCACGCAGCTGGCCGGCAACGCGAGCGCGCGGCTGGCGAgcgacggcggcggcgcggcggaCGCGCTGCGGAGCCTGCACGCGCGCTACGGGCCCTACCGCCGCCACGCCGGGCTGGCGGCCGCGCTCGCGCTCCTAGCG ATAACGTTGCTGCTGGTGTGGGGGCTGGTGTGCGGCGTGTGCGGCAAGCGCCCCGACGCGTACGGCGCCGCGGACTGCTGCAACAAGGGCGCCGGCGCGCGCTGCCTGCTCTG CGGCGTGGGCGCGACGCTGGCGGCGGGCGGCGCGGTGGCGCTGGTGCTGCTGGTGCACTTCGCCGCGGGGCTCGCCGCGCAGCGCTTCGTGTGCGACCCGCTCAC AGAGCCCCGCGGTAACCGTCTGTTCGAGGACCTGGAGAAGTTCGTCGACCTGGAGAAGATGCTGTTCAACGAGCGGCTAGACCCCAACTTCAACATGACGTCCGTGCTGCTGCAGTGCCACATGAACCACACCATATACGAG ACGCTGCAGCTGCGGCGCGTGTACGACGTGGAGGAGCTGCGGCGCGCGCTGGGGGCCGCCGTGGGGGCGCGCGTGCGGTCCCTGCGCGCCCGCTACCCGCAGGAGGCGGCGCGCGGCCGCGTCACGCTGCTGCGGGACCCCGCCAAGCTCAAGCTGACCGAGCTGGCCAACACGCAGCTCTCGGACTTCGACTTCGACAAGATCCTGGATGCC CTGGAGAGCAACCTGACGACGCTGTCGCTGGAGGAGCTGGGCGAGCGGCTGACGAGCGCGGCGGGCGCGCGGGGGCTGGCGGGGTCGCGGGAGGGGGCGGACctgcgccgcgccgccgccgcgctgGCGCAGCTGCACGCCGACCTGCTGCTGCCCATGCGCAACTACACGCTCCAGCTCAAC CGGACGGCGACAAAACTCCGCGACGAGCTGCGGTTCAACCAGTCGTCGCTGAAGGCGGCCATCTTGTACCACCTCCACGAGACCAACGAGGCCGAGGACTTCCTCAACAACCAGGGGCCGCAGCTGCTGGAGAAC ATCACGGCGGCGTTCGCGGCGGTGGTGGAGCGCGAGGTGGGCGCGTACGGCGAGCGCCtgtccgccgccgccgcgcgccaCGTGGGCCGCTGCGGTCCGCTCTCCGCCGGATTCAACGCCACGCGCGACGCGCTCTGCACCAAGCTGCTGCTGCCCGCG AACGGCTACTGGATGTCGCTGGCGTGGGGCCTGCTGGTGCTGGTGCCGGTGCTGGTGGTGGCGCAGCGGCTGGCCGGGCTGTACCTGCAGGCCGACCCCTACCCCGGACCGCTAGTCGAGGC CGAATATTTGTATGACGCGTACGCGGACCGCGATAACGTACCCCTCGCCAA CACGTACAAGGCGGAGAAGCGGGGCGGGCGGGAGGGGCGCGCGGGGCGGAGCGCGCGCGAGCCGGAGCCCGGCGCCGCCAGCCTGGCGCCCGCTGCCGACGCACAACACGCGCGCAGATATAATGATATGGCGCCGAA ACACTGGGAAGAAGGGCCTCCCCGATACCACGGACCCACTGAGTACGAGCGACCACCCCCATACTACTATCCCGGACCAAA CGATAGACAGTAA
- the LOC101735999 gene encoding prominin-like protein isoform X1, translated as MCRFLVLVFWVCLWRCSRAEIGHDMNKISQQLILDMSDVMDLATPNYSTPIINTTYVASLQFDMRAMGPLYNSTHMIIDAIANKQAYPEGIVSVSDGHLDIASPRDNWKVLLAHYAGPTAIVVVTALVIAALPLAGLFWCCCYWCRVGRRRRPFDRKYDACLKGILAILLIGLLTLFLFGVVCAFATDSQVEDGMADAPDSLRDGIRDAQEFLNATQAHARWLLVVNYRELKDALNAVLRTSGMTVALKLGEFSHAASVSALSRMVARLDDVRADLRAVHALTDALRHHADALNAGLRKVKNQLLQTLARCDQPNCKALQNKYKLGQLDTEIHYSQMPDVSPLLSSVSVLLEGHIQEEVAAGQQVFRDIQYGIRRSIDTHIPDVQNAIEETGRKLEGIAEQITQLAGNASARLASDGGGAADALRSLHARYGPYRRHAGLAAALALLAITLLLVWGLVCGVCGKRPDAYGAADCCNKGAGARCLLCGVGATLAAGGAVALVLLVHFAAGLAAQRFVCDPLTEPRGNRLFEDLEKFVDLEKMLFNERLDPNFNMTSVLLQCHMNHTIYETLQLRRVYDVEELRRALGAAVGARVRSLRARYPQEAARGRVTLLRDPAKLKLTELANTQLSDFDFDKILDALESNLTTLSLEELGERLTSAAGARGLAGSREGADLRRAAAALAQLHADLLLPMRNYTLQLNRTATKLRDELRFNQSSLKAAILYHLHETNEAEDFLNNQGPQLLENITAAFAAVVEREVGAYGERLSAAAARHVGRCGPLSAGFNATRDALCTKLLLPANGYWMSLAWGLLVLVPVLVVAQRLAGLYLQADPYPGPLVEAEYLYDAYADRDNVPLANTYKAEKRGGREGRAGRSAREPEPGAASLAPAADAQHARRYNDMAPKHWEEGPPRYHGPTEYERPPPYYYPGPNIPRVSSAQLRGLSLRRRPGTSQCVDRRV; from the exons GAATAGTGTCCGTGTCCGACGGTCACTTGGACATCGCGTCACCGCGAGACAATTGGAAGGTGCTGTTAGCGCATTACGCCGGGCCCACCGCCATCGTAGTAGTCACGGCACTGGTGATTGCTGCTCTGCCACTAGCCGG gtTATTCTGGTGCTGCTGCTACTGGTGCCGCGTGGGACGACGCCGGAGACCCTTCGACCGCAAATATGACGCCTGTCTCAAAGGCATCCTTGCCATACTCCTCATTGGATTGCTCACATTATTCTT GTTCGGAGTGGTCTGCGCGTTCGCGACGGACTCTCAAGTGGAGGACGGGATGGCGGACGCTCCGGACTCGCTGCGGGACGGCATCCGGGACGCCCAGGAGTTCCTCAACGCGACGCAGGCGCACGCCCGCTGGCTGCTCGTCGTCAACTACAGGGAGCTCAAGGACGCTCTGAACGCGGTGCTCCGCA CGAGCGGCATGACTGTGGCGCTGAAGCTGGGCGAGTTCTCGCACGCGGCGTCGGTGAGCGCGCTCAGCCGCATGGTGGCGCGGCTGGACGACGTGCGCGCCGACCTGCGCGCCGTGCACGCGCTCACCGACGCGCTGCGACACCACGCCGACGCGCTCAACGCAG GTCTCCGCAAGGTGAAGAACCAGCTGCTCCAGACCCTGGCGCGCTGCGACCAGCCCAACTGCAAGGCTCTGCAGAACAAGTACAAGCTGGGCCAGCTGGACACGGAGATACACTACAGTCAG ATGCCGGACGTGTCTCCGCTACTCAGCAGCGTCTCCGTGCTCCTCGAGGGACACATCCAGGAGGAGGTGGCCGCCGGTCAGCAAGTGTTCAGGGACATACAGTACGGGATCCGGCGCTCCATCGACACCCACATACCCGACGTGCAGAACGCCATCGAGGAGACCG GTCGCAAGCTGGAGGGCATCGCGGAGCAGATCACGCAGCTGGCCGGCAACGCGAGCGCGCGGCTGGCGAgcgacggcggcggcgcggcggaCGCGCTGCGGAGCCTGCACGCGCGCTACGGGCCCTACCGCCGCCACGCCGGGCTGGCGGCCGCGCTCGCGCTCCTAGCG ATAACGTTGCTGCTGGTGTGGGGGCTGGTGTGCGGCGTGTGCGGCAAGCGCCCCGACGCGTACGGCGCCGCGGACTGCTGCAACAAGGGCGCCGGCGCGCGCTGCCTGCTCTG CGGCGTGGGCGCGACGCTGGCGGCGGGCGGCGCGGTGGCGCTGGTGCTGCTGGTGCACTTCGCCGCGGGGCTCGCCGCGCAGCGCTTCGTGTGCGACCCGCTCAC AGAGCCCCGCGGTAACCGTCTGTTCGAGGACCTGGAGAAGTTCGTCGACCTGGAGAAGATGCTGTTCAACGAGCGGCTAGACCCCAACTTCAACATGACGTCCGTGCTGCTGCAGTGCCACATGAACCACACCATATACGAG ACGCTGCAGCTGCGGCGCGTGTACGACGTGGAGGAGCTGCGGCGCGCGCTGGGGGCCGCCGTGGGGGCGCGCGTGCGGTCCCTGCGCGCCCGCTACCCGCAGGAGGCGGCGCGCGGCCGCGTCACGCTGCTGCGGGACCCCGCCAAGCTCAAGCTGACCGAGCTGGCCAACACGCAGCTCTCGGACTTCGACTTCGACAAGATCCTGGATGCC CTGGAGAGCAACCTGACGACGCTGTCGCTGGAGGAGCTGGGCGAGCGGCTGACGAGCGCGGCGGGCGCGCGGGGGCTGGCGGGGTCGCGGGAGGGGGCGGACctgcgccgcgccgccgccgcgctgGCGCAGCTGCACGCCGACCTGCTGCTGCCCATGCGCAACTACACGCTCCAGCTCAAC CGGACGGCGACAAAACTCCGCGACGAGCTGCGGTTCAACCAGTCGTCGCTGAAGGCGGCCATCTTGTACCACCTCCACGAGACCAACGAGGCCGAGGACTTCCTCAACAACCAGGGGCCGCAGCTGCTGGAGAAC ATCACGGCGGCGTTCGCGGCGGTGGTGGAGCGCGAGGTGGGCGCGTACGGCGAGCGCCtgtccgccgccgccgcgcgccaCGTGGGCCGCTGCGGTCCGCTCTCCGCCGGATTCAACGCCACGCGCGACGCGCTCTGCACCAAGCTGCTGCTGCCCGCG AACGGCTACTGGATGTCGCTGGCGTGGGGCCTGCTGGTGCTGGTGCCGGTGCTGGTGGTGGCGCAGCGGCTGGCCGGGCTGTACCTGCAGGCCGACCCCTACCCCGGACCGCTAGTCGAGGC CGAATATTTGTATGACGCGTACGCGGACCGCGATAACGTACCCCTCGCCAA CACGTACAAGGCGGAGAAGCGGGGCGGGCGGGAGGGGCGCGCGGGGCGGAGCGCGCGCGAGCCGGAGCCCGGCGCCGCCAGCCTGGCGCCCGCTGCCGACGCACAACACGCGCGCAGATATAATGATATGGCGCCGAA ACACTGGGAAGAAGGGCCTCCCCGATACCACGGACCCACTGAGTACGAGCGACCACCCCCATACTACTATCCCGGACCAAA TATACCTCGCGTATCGTCGGCTCAACTGAGAGGCCTGAGTCTGAGGCGACGCCCGGGCACTAGTCAATGCGTGGACCGTCGCGTCTAA
- the LOC101735999 gene encoding prominin-like protein isoform X2 yields the protein MCRFLVLVFWVCLWRCSRAEIGHDMNKISQQLILDMSDVMDLATPNYSTPIINTTYVASLQFDMRAMGPLYNSTHMIIDAIANKQAYPEGIVSVSDGHLDIASPRDNWKVLLAHYAGPTAIVVVTALVIAALPLAGLFWCCCYWCRVGRRRRPFDRKYDACLKGILAILLIGLLTLFLFGVVCAFATDSQVEDGMADAPDSLRDGIRDAQEFLNATQAHARWLLVVNYRELKDALNAVLRTSGMTVALKLGEFSHAASVSALSRMVARLDDVRADLRAVHALTDALRHHADALNAGLRKVKNQLLQTLARCDQPNCKALQNKYKLGQLDTEIHYSQMPDVSPLLSSVSVLLEGHIQEEVAAGQQVFRDIQYGIRRSIDTHIPDVQNAIEETGRKLEGIAEQITQLAGNASARLASDGGGAADALRSLHARYGPYRRHAGLAAALALLAITLLLVWGLVCGVCGKRPDAYGAADCCNKGAGARCLLCGVGATLAAGGAVALVLLVHFAAGLAAQRFVCDPLTEPRGNRLFEDLEKFVDLEKMLFNERLDPNFNMTSVLLQCHMNHTIYETLQLRRVYDVEELRRALGAAVGARVRSLRARYPQEAARGRVTLLRDPAKLKLTELANTQLSDFDFDKILDALESNLTTLSLEELGERLTSAAGARGLAGSREGADLRRAAAALAQLHADLLLPMRNYTLQLNRTATKLRDELRFNQSSLKAAILYHLHETNEAEDFLNNQGPQLLENITAAFAAVVEREVGAYGERLSAAAARHVGRCGPLSAGFNATRDALCTKLLLPANGYWMSLAWGLLVLVPVLVVAQRLAGLYLQADPYPGPLVEATYKAEKRGGREGRAGRSAREPEPGAASLAPAADAQHARRYNDMAPKHWEEGPPRYHGPTEYERPPPYYYPGPNIPRVSSAQLRGLSLRRRPGTSQCVDRRV from the exons GAATAGTGTCCGTGTCCGACGGTCACTTGGACATCGCGTCACCGCGAGACAATTGGAAGGTGCTGTTAGCGCATTACGCCGGGCCCACCGCCATCGTAGTAGTCACGGCACTGGTGATTGCTGCTCTGCCACTAGCCGG gtTATTCTGGTGCTGCTGCTACTGGTGCCGCGTGGGACGACGCCGGAGACCCTTCGACCGCAAATATGACGCCTGTCTCAAAGGCATCCTTGCCATACTCCTCATTGGATTGCTCACATTATTCTT GTTCGGAGTGGTCTGCGCGTTCGCGACGGACTCTCAAGTGGAGGACGGGATGGCGGACGCTCCGGACTCGCTGCGGGACGGCATCCGGGACGCCCAGGAGTTCCTCAACGCGACGCAGGCGCACGCCCGCTGGCTGCTCGTCGTCAACTACAGGGAGCTCAAGGACGCTCTGAACGCGGTGCTCCGCA CGAGCGGCATGACTGTGGCGCTGAAGCTGGGCGAGTTCTCGCACGCGGCGTCGGTGAGCGCGCTCAGCCGCATGGTGGCGCGGCTGGACGACGTGCGCGCCGACCTGCGCGCCGTGCACGCGCTCACCGACGCGCTGCGACACCACGCCGACGCGCTCAACGCAG GTCTCCGCAAGGTGAAGAACCAGCTGCTCCAGACCCTGGCGCGCTGCGACCAGCCCAACTGCAAGGCTCTGCAGAACAAGTACAAGCTGGGCCAGCTGGACACGGAGATACACTACAGTCAG ATGCCGGACGTGTCTCCGCTACTCAGCAGCGTCTCCGTGCTCCTCGAGGGACACATCCAGGAGGAGGTGGCCGCCGGTCAGCAAGTGTTCAGGGACATACAGTACGGGATCCGGCGCTCCATCGACACCCACATACCCGACGTGCAGAACGCCATCGAGGAGACCG GTCGCAAGCTGGAGGGCATCGCGGAGCAGATCACGCAGCTGGCCGGCAACGCGAGCGCGCGGCTGGCGAgcgacggcggcggcgcggcggaCGCGCTGCGGAGCCTGCACGCGCGCTACGGGCCCTACCGCCGCCACGCCGGGCTGGCGGCCGCGCTCGCGCTCCTAGCG ATAACGTTGCTGCTGGTGTGGGGGCTGGTGTGCGGCGTGTGCGGCAAGCGCCCCGACGCGTACGGCGCCGCGGACTGCTGCAACAAGGGCGCCGGCGCGCGCTGCCTGCTCTG CGGCGTGGGCGCGACGCTGGCGGCGGGCGGCGCGGTGGCGCTGGTGCTGCTGGTGCACTTCGCCGCGGGGCTCGCCGCGCAGCGCTTCGTGTGCGACCCGCTCAC AGAGCCCCGCGGTAACCGTCTGTTCGAGGACCTGGAGAAGTTCGTCGACCTGGAGAAGATGCTGTTCAACGAGCGGCTAGACCCCAACTTCAACATGACGTCCGTGCTGCTGCAGTGCCACATGAACCACACCATATACGAG ACGCTGCAGCTGCGGCGCGTGTACGACGTGGAGGAGCTGCGGCGCGCGCTGGGGGCCGCCGTGGGGGCGCGCGTGCGGTCCCTGCGCGCCCGCTACCCGCAGGAGGCGGCGCGCGGCCGCGTCACGCTGCTGCGGGACCCCGCCAAGCTCAAGCTGACCGAGCTGGCCAACACGCAGCTCTCGGACTTCGACTTCGACAAGATCCTGGATGCC CTGGAGAGCAACCTGACGACGCTGTCGCTGGAGGAGCTGGGCGAGCGGCTGACGAGCGCGGCGGGCGCGCGGGGGCTGGCGGGGTCGCGGGAGGGGGCGGACctgcgccgcgccgccgccgcgctgGCGCAGCTGCACGCCGACCTGCTGCTGCCCATGCGCAACTACACGCTCCAGCTCAAC CGGACGGCGACAAAACTCCGCGACGAGCTGCGGTTCAACCAGTCGTCGCTGAAGGCGGCCATCTTGTACCACCTCCACGAGACCAACGAGGCCGAGGACTTCCTCAACAACCAGGGGCCGCAGCTGCTGGAGAAC ATCACGGCGGCGTTCGCGGCGGTGGTGGAGCGCGAGGTGGGCGCGTACGGCGAGCGCCtgtccgccgccgccgcgcgccaCGTGGGCCGCTGCGGTCCGCTCTCCGCCGGATTCAACGCCACGCGCGACGCGCTCTGCACCAAGCTGCTGCTGCCCGCG AACGGCTACTGGATGTCGCTGGCGTGGGGCCTGCTGGTGCTGGTGCCGGTGCTGGTGGTGGCGCAGCGGCTGGCCGGGCTGTACCTGCAGGCCGACCCCTACCCCGGACCGCTAGTCGAGGC CACGTACAAGGCGGAGAAGCGGGGCGGGCGGGAGGGGCGCGCGGGGCGGAGCGCGCGCGAGCCGGAGCCCGGCGCCGCCAGCCTGGCGCCCGCTGCCGACGCACAACACGCGCGCAGATATAATGATATGGCGCCGAA ACACTGGGAAGAAGGGCCTCCCCGATACCACGGACCCACTGAGTACGAGCGACCACCCCCATACTACTATCCCGGACCAAA TATACCTCGCGTATCGTCGGCTCAACTGAGAGGCCTGAGTCTGAGGCGACGCCCGGGCACTAGTCAATGCGTGGACCGTCGCGTCTAA
- the LOC101735999 gene encoding prominin-like protein isoform X3 — protein sequence MCRFLVLVFWVCLWRCSRAEIGHDMNKISQQLILDMSDVMDLATPNYSTPIINTTYVASLQFDMRAMGPLYNSTHMIIDAIANKQAYPEGIVSVSDGHLDIASPRDNWKVLLAHYAGPTAIVVVTALVIAALPLAGLFWCCCYWCRVGRRRRPFDRKYDACLKGILAILLIGLLTLFLFGVVCAFATDSQVEDGMADAPDSLRDGIRDAQEFLNATQAHARWLLVVNYRELKDALNAVLRTSGMTVALKLGEFSHAASVSALSRMVARLDDVRADLRAVHALTDALRHHADALNAGLRKVKNQLLQTLARCDQPNCKALQNKYKLGQLDTEIHYSQMPDVSPLLSSVSVLLEGHIQEEVAAGQQVFRDIQYGIRRSIDTHIPDVQNAIEETGRKLEGIAEQITQLAGNASARLASDGGGAADALRSLHARYGPYRRHAGLAAALALLAITLLLVWGLVCGVCGKRPDAYGAADCCNKGAGARCLLCGVGATLAAGGAVALVLLVHFAAGLAAQRFVCDPLTEPRGNRLFEDLEKFVDLEKMLFNERLDPNFNMTSVLLQCHMNHTIYETLQLRRVYDVEELRRALGAAVGARVRSLRARYPQEAARGRVTLLRDPAKLKLTELANTQLSDFDFDKILDALESNLTTLSLEELGERLTSAAGARGLAGSREGADLRRAAAALAQLHADLLLPMRNYTLQLNRTATKLRDELRFNQSSLKAAILYHLHETNEAEDFLNNQGPQLLENITAAFAAVVEREVGAYGERLSAAAARHVGRCGPLSAGFNATRDALCTKLLLPANGYWMSLAWGLLVLVPVLVVAQRLAGLYLQADPYPGPLVEAEYLYDAYADRDNVPLANSGSKRSTLDIEGKIAEWRDRAVPSAPPPHSPPPSPPHSRTQLLLAGEEVVCQLVAPPPGLIDDLKTRLDAKDEDNESGIHESE from the exons GAATAGTGTCCGTGTCCGACGGTCACTTGGACATCGCGTCACCGCGAGACAATTGGAAGGTGCTGTTAGCGCATTACGCCGGGCCCACCGCCATCGTAGTAGTCACGGCACTGGTGATTGCTGCTCTGCCACTAGCCGG gtTATTCTGGTGCTGCTGCTACTGGTGCCGCGTGGGACGACGCCGGAGACCCTTCGACCGCAAATATGACGCCTGTCTCAAAGGCATCCTTGCCATACTCCTCATTGGATTGCTCACATTATTCTT GTTCGGAGTGGTCTGCGCGTTCGCGACGGACTCTCAAGTGGAGGACGGGATGGCGGACGCTCCGGACTCGCTGCGGGACGGCATCCGGGACGCCCAGGAGTTCCTCAACGCGACGCAGGCGCACGCCCGCTGGCTGCTCGTCGTCAACTACAGGGAGCTCAAGGACGCTCTGAACGCGGTGCTCCGCA CGAGCGGCATGACTGTGGCGCTGAAGCTGGGCGAGTTCTCGCACGCGGCGTCGGTGAGCGCGCTCAGCCGCATGGTGGCGCGGCTGGACGACGTGCGCGCCGACCTGCGCGCCGTGCACGCGCTCACCGACGCGCTGCGACACCACGCCGACGCGCTCAACGCAG GTCTCCGCAAGGTGAAGAACCAGCTGCTCCAGACCCTGGCGCGCTGCGACCAGCCCAACTGCAAGGCTCTGCAGAACAAGTACAAGCTGGGCCAGCTGGACACGGAGATACACTACAGTCAG ATGCCGGACGTGTCTCCGCTACTCAGCAGCGTCTCCGTGCTCCTCGAGGGACACATCCAGGAGGAGGTGGCCGCCGGTCAGCAAGTGTTCAGGGACATACAGTACGGGATCCGGCGCTCCATCGACACCCACATACCCGACGTGCAGAACGCCATCGAGGAGACCG GTCGCAAGCTGGAGGGCATCGCGGAGCAGATCACGCAGCTGGCCGGCAACGCGAGCGCGCGGCTGGCGAgcgacggcggcggcgcggcggaCGCGCTGCGGAGCCTGCACGCGCGCTACGGGCCCTACCGCCGCCACGCCGGGCTGGCGGCCGCGCTCGCGCTCCTAGCG ATAACGTTGCTGCTGGTGTGGGGGCTGGTGTGCGGCGTGTGCGGCAAGCGCCCCGACGCGTACGGCGCCGCGGACTGCTGCAACAAGGGCGCCGGCGCGCGCTGCCTGCTCTG CGGCGTGGGCGCGACGCTGGCGGCGGGCGGCGCGGTGGCGCTGGTGCTGCTGGTGCACTTCGCCGCGGGGCTCGCCGCGCAGCGCTTCGTGTGCGACCCGCTCAC AGAGCCCCGCGGTAACCGTCTGTTCGAGGACCTGGAGAAGTTCGTCGACCTGGAGAAGATGCTGTTCAACGAGCGGCTAGACCCCAACTTCAACATGACGTCCGTGCTGCTGCAGTGCCACATGAACCACACCATATACGAG ACGCTGCAGCTGCGGCGCGTGTACGACGTGGAGGAGCTGCGGCGCGCGCTGGGGGCCGCCGTGGGGGCGCGCGTGCGGTCCCTGCGCGCCCGCTACCCGCAGGAGGCGGCGCGCGGCCGCGTCACGCTGCTGCGGGACCCCGCCAAGCTCAAGCTGACCGAGCTGGCCAACACGCAGCTCTCGGACTTCGACTTCGACAAGATCCTGGATGCC CTGGAGAGCAACCTGACGACGCTGTCGCTGGAGGAGCTGGGCGAGCGGCTGACGAGCGCGGCGGGCGCGCGGGGGCTGGCGGGGTCGCGGGAGGGGGCGGACctgcgccgcgccgccgccgcgctgGCGCAGCTGCACGCCGACCTGCTGCTGCCCATGCGCAACTACACGCTCCAGCTCAAC CGGACGGCGACAAAACTCCGCGACGAGCTGCGGTTCAACCAGTCGTCGCTGAAGGCGGCCATCTTGTACCACCTCCACGAGACCAACGAGGCCGAGGACTTCCTCAACAACCAGGGGCCGCAGCTGCTGGAGAAC ATCACGGCGGCGTTCGCGGCGGTGGTGGAGCGCGAGGTGGGCGCGTACGGCGAGCGCCtgtccgccgccgccgcgcgccaCGTGGGCCGCTGCGGTCCGCTCTCCGCCGGATTCAACGCCACGCGCGACGCGCTCTGCACCAAGCTGCTGCTGCCCGCG AACGGCTACTGGATGTCGCTGGCGTGGGGCCTGCTGGTGCTGGTGCCGGTGCTGGTGGTGGCGCAGCGGCTGGCCGGGCTGTACCTGCAGGCCGACCCCTACCCCGGACCGCTAGTCGAGGC CGAATATTTGTATGACGCGTACGCGGACCGCGATAACGTACCCCTCGCCAA CAGTGGGTCAAAACGCAGTACGCTGGACATCGAGGGTAAGATTGCGGAGTGGAGGGACCGGGCCGTCCCCTCCGCCCCCCCGCCCCACTCGCCTCCCCCGTCGCCCCCGCACTCTCGCACGCAGCTCCTGCTCGCGGGGGAGGAGGTCGTGTGCCAGCTGGTGGCCCCGCCCCCCGGACTCATCGACGACCTCAAGACTCGACTCGACGCTAAAGACGAGGACAACGAGTCCGGAATACACGAGTCCGAGTAA